A single genomic interval of Camelus bactrianus isolate YW-2024 breed Bactrian camel chromosome 15, ASM4877302v1, whole genome shotgun sequence harbors:
- the MRPL33 gene encoding large ribosomal subunit protein bL33m: MFLSAVTFAKSKSKTILVKMLSQAGTGYTFNTKRSRLREKLTLLHYDPVVKKKVLFVEQKKIRSL, from the exons ATGTTCTTGTCCGCGGTCACCT TTGCCAAGAGCAAGTCAAA GACCATTCTGGTGAAAATGTTGAGTCAAGCTGGGACAGGTTACACCTTCAACACTAAGAGGAGCCGACTACGAGAGAAACTGACTCTATTACATTATGATCCAGTTG tgaaaaaaaaagtcctctttgtggaacagaaaaaaatacgcTCTCTCTAA